GCAGCTCGATGGTTGCAGGCGTTGGCCGCTCGGCGGGCTTTGGCGCCGGGGGCTCGGCGGGCTTTAGTTCGGGCCAGCGGGCGGCGAGCTGATCGGCGAGCCGGCCGCGTGCCGCCGCCGGCGACGCATCGAGGATCGCCTGCAGCGTGGCCCGGCGGTCGTCTCTCCGTCGGCGGTCCTGCGTGTGCTGCGCGATCCAGGACTCCAGCTCGGCGGCGATCACATCGAGGCTGTCGGGGTCGATGTCGCCCATCTCCGAAAGCCGGTTGACCGCGCGGTCCTGCAGATCCTCCGGCAGGCGGCTGAGCACGTCCGCCGCGCGGCCGGGCGGCAGGCAAGAGAGCACCACGGCGATGGTGGAGGGCTGCTCGAGCTTCAGGTAGGCGAGCAACGCTTCAGGGTCCGCCTGGCTCAGTGCGCCCAGTCGCGGCGCGGGCGCCGTGACGCTGGCCATGATTTCGGTGGGAGCCGACGCGGCCGCTGGCGGCTCGTAGCCGCCGCTGAACAGCACATCGACGCCGGCTTCGGAATCTGGCGGCTCCGCTGTCTGTGGGGGTGCATCAGAGAAACGCTGGCCGCGGAGCTCGGCCGCGATCTGCAGCCGCTCCTCATCGCTGACGGCGTCGAGCTCGCGCACCGCCTGGCGGACCGCCTTCGCCTCGGCGGGCGAGAGCCTTGCCAGCAACGCCGCGACAGATTCCGCGTCGAGGCTGCGGACCAGGACCGCGGCTTTGCGGATCGTGGATTCGGATTGAAGGGTCGCGGTCGCCATGGTTGTTCGCGTGCTTGTGCGGTTCTCTGCGGTGGCTCACGGGCGTGGGCTAGCTCGCGTTGCTGATCCAGTTGCTGAGGATGGCGGCTGCGGCGTCTGGGTCCTCGCGGACCATTTCTGCCAGGTCATCCTTGACGGGGTCCGGCTTCTTTAGGCGGAGCTTGGGACGCGAGTCGTCGTCCGCGGCTGGCTCCATTCCTCCGCCTGCTTTCTCCGAATCCGGCTTGAGCTGCAGAGCGGCGGCGCCGGCGGGTCCGGCCTTCGACCCGCCCCGGACCATCGACCGCAGCATCACCAGACTGAACGCGGCCAGCCCCAGCATGGCGAGCGAGTTGCCATACTCGCCGAGCCAGAACAGGCCCTGGCTGGCCATTGATGGCTTCTCGATCTCGCGCTGCGGCAGGGTGTCGTAGACCACTACCTTTACCTGCGAGAACTCGTCCTTGCCGGCGGCCAGCTCGGTCATGAGCGGCTCGACCGAGGTCTTGATATCGTCGATAATCTGTTTCTGGAGCAGGTTCACCTGCTCGCGGTCGACCAGCTCGGGCTCCTTGCCCTCCTCGGCCAGCTTGTTCTTCTTCCAGATCCCGATGATGAACTCGCGGGGGATCTCGATGCTCGCCCACATCGACTTGGGGACCAGACCGGCGCTGACGGTCGCGACGCGGCGGTCGTACGTGTGGGAGGTAGTCTCGGTCTTGGTGACGCTTGTCTCGGAGGAGTTGTTGCGAGCCGGCGCCTGCTCTCGGGTGCCGCGGCTGGGGCCTTGAGCGAACCCGCCCGGGGGGGCGCCGCCATCGGTGTTGGCCTGCTTGCTCGTCTCGGACACCTCCGACTCGTGGATCGTCGCGGGCGGTCCTTCGGGGCTGGTGGCGAGGGACTCCTCGGACAGCTTCTCGTCCAGTTCCACCTTAATCTGCACCCGGGCGCCGGGGATGTAGCCCAGCAGCCGCTCGACCTGACGCTTCTTGGCCAGCTCCAGCCGCGCCTGCTCGCGGAGGTACGGGGTGCTGAAGTCGTCGGGCGAGATATCGGTGTTGCTTGCGACGTCGTCGCCATTGAGGTTGTTGACCACAACGTCCTCGGGCTTCATGCTGGCGAACGCGCCGGCCACCATGTTTTGAAGGCTCCGCGCACGGCGGCTGTCGATGTACTCGCCGGCCTTCGGCTGCACGTTGACCGTGGCGGTGGCGATTGTCTTGTGCCGCAGGCCGCGGATGTCCTTCTCGTCGTACATCACGGTGGCGTCTTCGATCCATGCAATCTTGCTGATCGTCATGGAGAGGGTGCGGGCGTGGGCCGCCTTGACCTGGTGCTGCTGTTGAACGCTGGAGCTGAAGGGGCTGAGGTTCTCCACCGCCTTCTCGAGCACGCTGCTGACGTCCTTCGGCTGGGCGTCCGCGGCGCCGATCGCGGCCAGATACTCGTGCTTCTTCGACCTCGGCACCTTGACCATGTTCCCGACGATGTCGTAGTCGGAGAGGCCCGCGTCGGACAACGCGGTGGCGATGTCGATCAGTTCCTGCCGGGTGAGCGGCTCGCCGCCGTACAGGTACTCGTCCGGGCCTGAGGTCGACTGCTTGAACAAGAACCCGATGCTGACCACCACTACCGCCAGCAGCGCGCCGGTGGTGAGCCGGGCGCCGGGGGTCATGCTCGCGAACAGGTCGCGGAGCTGGTCGATGTACTTGTTCAGGAAGTCCATGGGCGGCTGCTAGGGTAGGTTCGGTCGACAGCGAGGGGGGCGGCGTGGTCGGCTAGATCCGGATGTCTTTGATCTCTTGGTAGACCTCCATCGCCTTGTTCCGCATCTGCATCGTGAGGCGGAACGCCAGGTCGGCCTTCTGGACGGCCGTCAGCACCTCGGCCGGGTTGATGTCCCCGCCGGTGAACAGGGTCTCGACCGCCTGGTCGGCCTGCGTCTGCATCGAGTTGACCTGCTGGATCGAGTCGACCAGCATCCCCTTGAACGCGCCGCCGTCGGCCCCCTTGGGCGACTGCAACGCGGGGTGCGTGAGGTTGGTCGGCTGGAATCCGCCGGCGGTGATGGCGTTCATGGCTTGCTAGCCCTGGGGGGAGCCTGGGGAACCTAGGCGATGATCCGGAGCGTCTGGGCGCCCAGGTCCTTGGTGATTTCGATCACGCCGATGTTGGCCTCGTATGCACGGGTGGCCTCGAGGGCGTCGACGAACTCGGTGGTCATGTCCACGTTGGGGTACGCGACGTAGCCGTTGGGGCCCGCGTCGGGGTGGCCGGGCTGGTACTTCATGTTGGGCGGCTCGTCCGACAGGTCGACGCTCGCCACCCGCACGCCGGCGCCGCCGCCCGACGTGGTGAGCGACGTGTCGGTCTGGAATGTCACGTACCGCGGGCGGTAGGCCTCGGCCTCGCCGAACTCGTTCCGCGTGGTCGACATGTTGGCCAGGTTCGACGAGATGGCGTTGAGCCGCGTCCGCTGGGCGACCAGGCCGCTCGTGCTGACGTCGAAGGCGTTGAACATGGGACGTGCGTTGGGGTTGGGGGTGGTGACTCGGCGGCCGGGCTACGCTACACCTGCCGCTCGCTGATGGCCGCCCGGAGCTGCCGGAACTGGCTGTTCATCAGGTTGACCGCTAGGTTGTGCTGCGCGTGGTTCTTGCTGATCTCGGCGATCTGGTGTTCGAGGCTGACGTCGACGCCGTCGTGACGGAGGATGCCTTTGAGCGAGTCCTCCACCTTGGCGAAGGCGTCGTAGTTGGTGGTAGACGCGGCCCCGGTCGCGCCGGACGCCGCGGACTGCCCGGGGCTGGCCGGCCGTCGGCTCTCCTCGATCGCCTGCTTGAGGTTTTCTTGGAACAACTCCGGAGACAAGTCGCGGGTCTTATAGCCGGGCGTGTCAAGGTTCGCAATATTGCCCGCCAACACGCCGTGGCGTGCTTGCGCGAAGTTCACCACCTGCTCGAGCACCGGCAGCGTGGACGAGTTGAAGATGTTGGCGGCCATAGCGGTGTGACGCTTCGGGTAGGGGGTGGGGACGTGGTTCGGGCAGCGACCTCGCCCCCCGGCGATCAAAGCAAGCGGCGCGCCATCGCACGGGCGCGGGCCGCCTTTCGTTTCGCAAGTCGTGGCGGTTTCACCAGATCGCCACGCCGCGCGTATTGTCCGTCTCTTCCCGGGCCGGGTGCTGTCGGCAGAACCTGCCGACGGTGCCGGCAGGATCTGCCGCTGGTCGCGCTACGCCGACCGGGCGAGTTGTTTCTCACCGGGCGGAACGCCGTAGTCACGCAGCTTCCCGCTGAGCGTGCGCACACCGATGCCGAGGGCCGCCGCTGTCCGCGCGCGGTGCCCGTCGTTGCGTCCCAGTGTCGCCAGGATCACCTCGCGTTCGACCTCGGCGAGCGTTCTATCTGAGGCAAGCGTTTTGTCTGCGGTGGGCGTTGTGGGCGATGGGGGCGATGGGGCCTGCTCGGCCACCGGACCCAGCCACGGGCGGATAAGGTCCGCGCAGATGTCGTCCGACTCGGAGAGCACGCACGCTCGGGTGATGATGTTCTGCAGCTCACGCACGTTGCCTGGCCAGTGGTACGTCATCAGCAGGTCACGCGTGGGGTCGGAGAGTCGCCGGTCGCGTCCGAGCCGGGCCGCCGCCTGTGCGGCGAAGTGCTCGGCGAGCAGCAGCACGTCCTCGCCGCGGTCGCGGAGCGGGGGCGCGGTGATTGGAACCACCGCCAGTCGGTAGTACAGGTCCTCACGGAAGCGGCGCGCCCGGACCTCTTCCTCTAGTCGCCTGTTGGTGGCGGCGATCACCCGAGCGTCGAGCGGCGTGGCCTCGCTGGAGCCGACCTTCTCGAACATCCGTTCCTGCAGCACCCGCAGCAGCTTGGCCTGCAGGTGGGGGCGGATCTCGGTGACCTCGTCCAGCAGGATGGTGCCTCCGCGGGCCGCCTCGAAGCGGCCCACCCGGTCTGCGTCCGCACCGGTGAACGCGCCCTTGCGGTGCCCAAACAGCTCGCTCTCCGCGAGCTGTTCCGACAGCACCGGGCAATTGACGCCCACCATCGGCCCGTCCGCCCGCCGGCTGAGCGAGTGCATGGTCTGGGCGATCAGTTCCTTGCCGACGCCGCTCTCTCCACAGACTAAGACGGTCTCGTCGGTGGGGGCGATCAGCGCGATCTGGTCGAGCAGCCGGCGCATGGCGGGGCTCTCGCCCAGGATCCGCGGAGCAGCGTCGCCCACGTCGGCGATGGCGCGCCGCTTGGCGGCCCGTGCGACGCTGGCCTCCAGCCGGTCCACGTCGAACGGCTTCTCCAGGTAGTCGAACGCCCCAACCCGCATCGCGTCGACCGCCGTCTGCACGCTGGCGTGGGCGGTGATCATCAGCACCTGGCACGCGTGCCCGCGGCGGCCGATCTCCTCGATGAACTCCAGGCCGTTCATGCCGGGCATCTGCAGGTCGGTCACCACAACGTCCGGCTCGCGGTCACGCATGTGGGCGAGCGCCTCGACGGCGCTGGCGCACTGCTCGACCGCGTAGCCGGCGCAGGACAGCACGTCCGCCACCGAGCGTCGGGCCGCGGCGTGGTCGTCCACGACCAGGACCTTCGCGGTTGGGGTAGTTGGCGTCGGGTCGCTCACGCGGCGGCCTCCATGGCGCGGCGGGGGATCTTCAGCGTGAAGGCGGCGCCGCCTTCTGGGCAGTTGATCGCGGTGACCTTGCCGCCGTGCGACTCCGCCACGTGGAACACCACGGACAGGCCCAGGCCGGTGCCCTTGTCCTTGGTGGTGTAGAACGGCTCGAAAAGTCGGCGTTTCTGCTCGGCGGTCAGGCCCGGTCCGCTGTCGGCGACTTCCAGCTCGAACTGGGCGACGCCGTCGTAGCCGGTGACGACCAGCTCGCCGCCGTCGGGCATGACGTCCATCGCGTTGAGCACCAGGTTGAGCACAGCGCGGCGGATCATCTCGCGGTCGGCCGTCAGCACCGTGTTGGGCGGCACGTCGATGTCGACGTCGATGCCCTGCGCCTCGAGCTGCGGCGCCATCGATTCGCAGACCTCTTCGACGAGCGAGCAGACCAGGAAGCTGTGCCATTGCGGCTGACGGTGGGCGGTGAAGCTGAGTAAATCGTTCACGGTAGCATCCAGGGCGGTGAACCCTGCCTCAACGTGAGAAAGGATGTCCAGGCTCTCCGGCTGATCCGAGAGCCGCCTCCGCAACAAACTCAGGTAGAGATTGACCGGCACCAGGTTGTTGCGGACCTCGTGCGCGACGTGCGACGCCATCTGACCGAGGTCGGCCAGGCGGTTTTTCCTCGCGAGTTCTTGGTTCTTGATCTCCAGCTCGTTGCTGAGCCGTGCCACCTCGGTCTGCAGCACCGCGTGCGTCTGCTCCAGACGCAGGGTGGCGTCGTTCCAGGCGGCCAGCAGGCCGGCGATGTCATCGGCGCCGGGGGCTTCCTCGGGGGGCTCGGCGCCCACCACACGCAGCCGGGGCCGCGGCGGTTCGTAGGTCTGGTTTTGCTGGGCCGGCTGCATGGGGCTAGCTTCCTGTTGATAGGTCGATGCTCTCGGCGGGCGGGCCCTGGTCGAGCGGGACCGGCGCCGCGCCGCGGCGTGCCTGCCGTCCGTACGCGCCGGCCGCCTGGTGCGCCGAGTGCGCGGTTCTCAGCTGCCGCGCGACCTGGTCTCGCTGGGCGGCGATCGCTTGTTCGTGGGTCCGCTCCATCTGCACCACCGCGTCGAGGAGCCGGGCGCACTCGGCGGCGTCCGCCGCCGCCGCCGCGCGGTGCTCGGCGGTCGGCCACGGCCGGGCGTCCGGGTCCTGCTCGCGGAAGGGCGCCAGCGCACGCTCGGTCTGCTGCAGGGCGGTCAGCAGGGTCTGCTTGGCGCCCAGCAGCTTGAGCAGCAGCGTGGCGTCGCCCCCACCCACCAGTTCGCCCTGGCGGACGCCGATCTGGTGCAGCTGCGTCAGCACCTGCCGCTTCTGGCGGAGGAGCTCGGCGAGTTGTTCGGTGGTGGCGGCGGTTGTCATGAACGGGGCCTGGCGGGTGTCACCAGGTCTGCATCTCGTTGAGCATTGCGTCCCACTCGTTGCGGGACAGGTTGGTCGTGGTGGCGAAGTCGGTGTCGCGGGGCATCTGGTCAAGCAGGCCGATCGCCCGCACGATCTGGCCACGGGCCTTGATCGGGTCGTCCAGTCGGCGCCAGCACTGGGAGATCTGAACCAGCACCTCGAGGATGATTGGCTCGTCCTGGAACTGTGCGGACAGGTCCGAGTACGCCTGCACGGCGGCGGTCAGGTGTTCCTTGGCCTTGGCCTGGTGTGCGGCGGTGATCTCGGCCTTGCCGTCGTTGGCGGTGCGGGCGGCCTCGTCCTGCTCCAGAACACCGAGCTGGAACAGCACTGTGCCCTTAAACATGTAGCAGTTGCGGATCATCGCCCGTTCGACGGTGCTCCAGTTGGACTGCAGGGCGATCTCGCGTCGCACCCGCTCGTAGTACTCCAACGCGGCGCCCAGGTCGTCGTTGATGTCGTTGTAGTTGCGTTCGCGTTCGTTGACGGTCTTGGCCTCGGCGTAGCGCTTGAGTGGGGCGTCGGCCGCGTAGCGGTAGGCCTCGGCCACGAGGTACTGGGCGAGCCGCGTCTGCGGGTTGTCGGGGTACCGAAGGATTGCTTCTTCTAGGTGCTCGATCGCCTCGGCGTACTGCTGCTGCGAGTGGAGCAGCCGGCCTAGCTCGAACTTGGAGTCACGCCACTCGGGGCTCTGCGGCGCGAGCGTGCTGCCGATCAGGTTCTGATTGAGCAGCACGCGGGCGCGGTCGGCTTCGTTCACGTCCCGGTAGGCGCGGGCGCACTCGAGCCGGGCGGCGTACACGGCCGCGTCCTGGGAGTGGAACTCGATGCACTCGTTGAAGGCGTCGATCGCGCCGGCCGGTTTGTCCAACGCGAGCAGCGTCTGCCCAAGCCGCAGCAGCGCGAGCGCGTTCCGCTGCTGGGGTTCGTTCTTGAGGTAGTGCCGGATCACGCGGAGGGCGCTGGTGTAGCTCTGCCCGTTGAAGTACGCCTCGCTGGCCTCCCACATGTGCTGGGTGTACCGCTTGTCGGCGAAGCGGCTGTCGGCCAGCAGCTCGTAGTTCACGCCCGCTTCGCGGAACTTGGCGCGTCCCTCGTCGCGGAGCTCTTCGGCGGCCCAGGGCTCCTGGTCGGCCCTGGCCAGCAGCCGCTCGCCCCATGCGGCGTATGTGTGGGCCTTGAGTTCAAGCTGCTGGTTGCGGCTGAAGACAGGGTACATCCGCTCGACGATCTCGGCCGCCGCGTGGTGCTTGTCCTGCGCAACGAAGCCCGAATGCGCAGCGAGCAGCAGTGCGCGCAGCTGGGACAGCGGGAGCAGCTCGCTGCGGTAGCTGATGGGGTCGTTGATGGAGTCCATGGCCACTCGGTACTTCTGCACGGCCAGCTCGTCTTCGTTGAGGGCCTGGTACATCTCGCCCTCGGCGACCGCGGCGGCGACGCCCTCCGGCTCCTGGCCGTGGGTCTGCTGGACCTCGTCGAGCAGCGCCAGCGCCTCGTTCGTCTTGCCCTGCAGCCTGCGTAGCTGGGCGCGGAGCAGCTGGTTGGCGCCGCGGCGGGTGGCGAGCTTGTCCGCCTGCCAGGCCTGGTCCAGGAGCCGCTCGGCGTTGTCTACCAGTTCATCGACCCCCTGCGGCTGTTGACCGGTTCCGGCCGCTTGCTCGAGTTGCTTCACCACGATCTGCGCCTCGACCAGCAGCCTGCGGGCCGGGCCTTCGGCGGGGTCGGACTGTTCGAGGGCTTGGACGGCTTCTTCAAACCGGCCGGCCGCCGATAGGGAGAGCGCCTTGAGGACGATCGCCTGCGACCGCTCCGGCTCTTTCAGTTCGGTGGTGGCCAGCGCCCGGTCCAGGTGCCGCAGCACCAGGTCGTAGATCGGCTGCTCCGAGTAGAAGTGCGCCTCGGCGACCAGGCGGTGCATGTCCTCCACGCGTTCAGGATTGGCGGCCAACGCCTCCTCGAGCACGGCCACGCCCTTCTTCAGCTGGTTGCTGCGGATCAGCGATTTGCCCAGCAGGTACTGGCCCTCGTGCTCGCGGCCGGGCGGGAAGCCTGCTTCGCGGGCCTTGGTCAGGTAGCCGGCAGCCAGCAGGTAGCCGCGGCGGCGGTGCTCGGGCGAGAACTCGGTCGCCGAGCGGGCCGCCTTGACGGCGCCCAGCACGAACA
This portion of the Posidoniimonas corsicana genome encodes:
- the flgC gene encoding flagellar basal body rod protein FlgC; translation: MFNAFDVSTSGLVAQRTRLNAISSNLANMSTTRNEFGEAEAYRPRYVTFQTDTSLTTSGGGAGVRVASVDLSDEPPNMKYQPGHPDAGPNGYVAYPNVDMTTEFVDALEATRAYEANIGVIEITKDLGAQTLRIIA
- the fliE gene encoding flagellar hook-basal body complex protein FliE, giving the protein MNAITAGGFQPTNLTHPALQSPKGADGGAFKGMLVDSIQQVNSMQTQADQAVETLFTGGDINPAEVLTAVQKADLAFRLTMQMRNKAMEVYQEIKDIRI
- a CDS encoding flagellar export chaperone FlgN, translated to MTTAATTEQLAELLRQKRQVLTQLHQIGVRQGELVGGGDATLLLKLLGAKQTLLTALQQTERALAPFREQDPDARPWPTAEHRAAAAADAAECARLLDAVVQMERTHEQAIAAQRDQVARQLRTAHSAHQAAGAYGRQARRGAAPVPLDQGPPAESIDLSTGS
- the flgB gene encoding flagellar basal body rod protein FlgB gives rise to the protein MAANIFNSSTLPVLEQVVNFAQARHGVLAGNIANLDTPGYKTRDLSPELFQENLKQAIEESRRPASPGQSAASGATGAASTTNYDAFAKVEDSLKGILRHDGVDVSLEHQIAEISKNHAQHNLAVNLMNSQFRQLRAAISERQV
- a CDS encoding sigma-54-dependent transcriptional regulator translates to MSDPTPTTPTAKVLVVDDHAAARRSVADVLSCAGYAVEQCASAVEALAHMRDREPDVVVTDLQMPGMNGLEFIEEIGRRGHACQVLMITAHASVQTAVDAMRVGAFDYLEKPFDVDRLEASVARAAKRRAIADVGDAAPRILGESPAMRRLLDQIALIAPTDETVLVCGESGVGKELIAQTMHSLSRRADGPMVGVNCPVLSEQLAESELFGHRKGAFTGADADRVGRFEAARGGTILLDEVTEIRPHLQAKLLRVLQERMFEKVGSSEATPLDARVIAATNRRLEEEVRARRFREDLYYRLAVVPITAPPLRDRGEDVLLLAEHFAAQAAARLGRDRRLSDPTRDLLMTYHWPGNVRELQNIITRACVLSESDDICADLIRPWLGPVAEQAPSPPSPTTPTADKTLASDRTLAEVEREVILATLGRNDGHRARTAAALGIGVRTLSGKLRDYGVPPGEKQLARSA
- a CDS encoding tetratricopeptide repeat protein, with the protein product MGLVQAARIFLQEMLKSSPPVADTAPNQSDADAPPAAGRMQRLRDWAKEHPKRTLIVGGLLGVTAAATMAGWLVLADMAAPYQAATVERALKALDDGELEYAEDLVLQIQANGNLDPNEVGGPLFVLGAVKAARSATEFSPEHRRRGYLLAAGYLTKAREAGFPPGREHEGQYLLGKSLIRSNQLKKGVAVLEEALAANPERVEDMHRLVAEAHFYSEQPIYDLVLRHLDRALATTELKEPERSQAIVLKALSLSAAGRFEEAVQALEQSDPAEGPARRLLVEAQIVVKQLEQAAGTGQQPQGVDELVDNAERLLDQAWQADKLATRRGANQLLRAQLRRLQGKTNEALALLDEVQQTHGQEPEGVAAAVAEGEMYQALNEDELAVQKYRVAMDSINDPISYRSELLPLSQLRALLLAAHSGFVAQDKHHAAAEIVERMYPVFSRNQQLELKAHTYAAWGERLLARADQEPWAAEELRDEGRAKFREAGVNYELLADSRFADKRYTQHMWEASEAYFNGQSYTSALRVIRHYLKNEPQQRNALALLRLGQTLLALDKPAGAIDAFNECIEFHSQDAAVYAARLECARAYRDVNEADRARVLLNQNLIGSTLAPQSPEWRDSKFELGRLLHSQQQYAEAIEHLEEAILRYPDNPQTRLAQYLVAEAYRYAADAPLKRYAEAKTVNERERNYNDINDDLGAALEYYERVRREIALQSNWSTVERAMIRNCYMFKGTVLFQLGVLEQDEAARTANDGKAEITAAHQAKAKEHLTAAVQAYSDLSAQFQDEPIILEVLVQISQCWRRLDDPIKARGQIVRAIGLLDQMPRDTDFATTTNLSRNEWDAMLNEMQTW
- a CDS encoding FliG C-terminal domain-containing protein — translated: MATATLQSESTIRKAAVLVRSLDAESVAALLARLSPAEAKAVRQAVRELDAVSDEERLQIAAELRGQRFSDAPPQTAEPPDSEAGVDVLFSGGYEPPAAASAPTEIMASVTAPAPRLGALSQADPEALLAYLKLEQPSTIAVVLSCLPPGRAADVLSRLPEDLQDRAVNRLSEMGDIDPDSLDVIAAELESWIAQHTQDRRRRDDRRATLQAILDASPAAARGRLADQLAARWPELKPAEPPAPKPAERPTPATIELPRRPTPPPKPAPRPALPFTEVEKLSGAELAAVFARVDRGTLLVALFGASDQLLARLREITTTKQMRALEQSINRLGPVRLSDVAHAQRAVGEAAAERVAQPRRAA
- a CDS encoding sensor histidine kinase; the encoded protein is MQPAQQNQTYEPPRPRLRVVGAEPPEEAPGADDIAGLLAAWNDATLRLEQTHAVLQTEVARLSNELEIKNQELARKNRLADLGQMASHVAHEVRNNLVPVNLYLSLLRRRLSDQPESLDILSHVEAGFTALDATVNDLLSFTAHRQPQWHSFLVCSLVEEVCESMAPQLEAQGIDVDIDVPPNTVLTADREMIRRAVLNLVLNAMDVMPDGGELVVTGYDGVAQFELEVADSGPGLTAEQKRRLFEPFYTTKDKGTGLGLSVVFHVAESHGGKVTAINCPEGGAAFTLKIPRRAMEAAA